The following are encoded in a window of Kitasatospora fiedleri genomic DNA:
- the metX gene encoding homoserine O-acetyltransferase MetX: MNGLPQLAVPPSSGAWRDGDPVGGRRWFALPGPLALDAGGTLPGARLAYQTWGTPHPDGSNAVLVLHALTGDSHLTGPAGPGHRTAGWWTELVGPGRALDTDRWFVVAPNVLGGCQGSTGPSATAPDGRPWGSRFPFLTQRDQVAAEVRLADALGIERWALVVGGSMGGMRALEWAVTHPGRVGALLVLATAAAASAEQIAHASAQLHAIRADPGWHGGDYHHLPPGGGPHRGLGLARRLAQITYRSEPELAARFGRDPQSGEHPWRGGRFAVESYLDHHAAKLAHRFDAGSYVVLNEAMNAHDLGRGRGGTAAALRRAAVPALVAAVDSDRLYPPVQQVELAALLPDADALRTISSPHGHDGFLLEAGQVAPLFAELLPAARR, from the coding sequence CTGAACGGCCTGCCGCAGCTCGCCGTCCCGCCGTCCTCCGGGGCCTGGCGGGACGGCGATCCGGTCGGCGGGCGGCGCTGGTTCGCGCTGCCCGGGCCGCTCGCCCTGGATGCGGGCGGCACCCTGCCGGGGGCCCGGCTGGCGTACCAGACCTGGGGCACGCCGCACCCCGACGGCTCGAACGCGGTGCTGGTGCTGCACGCCCTGACCGGTGACAGCCACCTCACCGGGCCGGCCGGGCCCGGGCACCGGACGGCCGGCTGGTGGACGGAACTGGTCGGGCCGGGGCGGGCGCTGGACACCGACCGCTGGTTCGTGGTCGCGCCGAACGTGCTCGGCGGCTGCCAGGGCTCCACCGGACCGTCCGCCACCGCGCCGGACGGGCGGCCCTGGGGCAGCCGGTTCCCGTTCCTCACCCAGCGCGACCAGGTCGCCGCCGAGGTGCGGCTCGCCGACGCCCTGGGCATCGAGCGCTGGGCGCTGGTGGTCGGCGGGTCGATGGGCGGGATGCGCGCGCTGGAGTGGGCGGTGACGCACCCGGGGCGGGTCGGGGCGCTGCTGGTGCTGGCCACCGCGGCGGCGGCCTCCGCCGAGCAGATCGCGCACGCCTCCGCGCAGTTGCACGCGATCCGCGCGGACCCGGGGTGGCACGGCGGCGACTACCACCACCTGCCGCCCGGCGGCGGCCCGCACCGCGGCCTGGGCCTGGCCCGGCGCCTCGCCCAGATCACCTACCGCAGCGAGCCCGAGCTGGCCGCCCGCTTCGGCCGGGACCCGCAGTCCGGCGAACACCCCTGGCGGGGCGGGCGGTTCGCCGTCGAGTCGTACCTGGACCACCACGCCGCCAAGCTCGCCCACCGCTTCGACGCGGGCAGCTACGTGGTCCTCAACGAGGCCATGAACGCCCACGACCTCGGGCGCGGCCGGGGCGGCACCGCGGCGGCGCTGCGCCGGGCCGCCGTCCCGGCGCTGGTCGCCGCGGTCGACTCCGACCGGCTGTACCCGCCCGTCCAGCAGGTCGAACTGGCCGCGCTGCTGCCGGACGCCGACGCGCTGCGGACGATCTCCTCGCCGCACGGCCACGACGGGTTCCTGCTGGAGGCCGGGCAGGTGGCGCCGCTGTTCGCCGAACTGCTGCCGGCCGCGCGGCGCTGA
- a CDS encoding DUF4253 domain-containing protein, whose translation MEKLHREHPRSGLWPLLLAPLRVGDEEFRPWATGELDTVSASEPDWYDPAALLRTGWEYSTVVDSDGEPLDPDEMSELGRSVAPFLDGWPGTAPAAEHTGDPDGAARALARELLAGNAHLRIGLVAAASGAEALTACGWSGPVNHEDDIAKVSAVLLDWERRYGTRLVQVGFAELELSVAAPPGDERSALRIAAEHLAFCPDNIFQGAGTLTEYALGLVGAAQWSFWWD comes from the coding sequence GTGGAGAAGCTCCACCGGGAGCACCCGCGCAGCGGGCTGTGGCCGCTGCTGCTCGCGCCGCTGCGGGTCGGGGACGAGGAGTTCCGGCCCTGGGCGACGGGCGAACTCGACACCGTCTCCGCCAGCGAACCCGACTGGTACGACCCGGCCGCGCTGCTGCGCACCGGCTGGGAGTACTCCACGGTCGTGGACTCCGACGGCGAGCCGCTCGACCCGGACGAGATGTCCGAACTCGGGCGGTCCGTCGCCCCGTTCCTCGACGGCTGGCCCGGCACCGCGCCCGCGGCCGAGCACACCGGCGACCCCGACGGGGCGGCCCGTGCGCTCGCCCGGGAGCTGCTCGCGGGCAACGCGCACCTGCGGATCGGCCTGGTCGCCGCGGCGAGCGGGGCGGAGGCGCTGACCGCCTGCGGCTGGTCGGGCCCGGTCAACCACGAGGACGACATCGCCAAGGTGTCCGCCGTCCTGCTGGACTGGGAGCGCCGCTACGGCACCCGGCTGGTCCAGGTCGGCTTCGCGGAGCTGGAGTTGAGCGTGGCCGCCCCGCCCGGCGACGAGCGGAGCGCGCTGCGGATCGCCGCCGAGCACCTGGCGTTCTGCCCCGACAACATCTTCCAGGGCGCGGGCACGCTCACGGAGTACGCGCTCGGGCTGGTCGGAGCCGCGCAGTGGTCCTTCTGGTGGGACTGA
- a CDS encoding LysR family transcriptional regulator: MELQQVRYVLAVAETLSFTRAAERCLVVQSALSHQVARLEQELGARLFERTSRRVRLTAAGEAFLPAARQCLEAAERAAAEVAAAVGEVRGRLAVGLISTVTAVDIPVGLREFRGRHPRVRISLRVGASKDLVEQVRRGTLDVAFLGLPTTFRPEGVTARELARGPLVAAVAPDHPLASRGRVPLRELAAEPFVDLPAGSAGRAQTDLAFAAAGLVRDVAFEVDEASYIPRLVGPGLAVAMLPAAYAPRLTGVAVVEVTDAPTRIETVVWPRSGPTPATAAFLSLLGVPGTAPEQAESDGTTIG, translated from the coding sequence ATGGAACTCCAGCAGGTGCGCTACGTCCTCGCGGTCGCCGAGACGCTGAGCTTCACCCGGGCCGCCGAGCGCTGCCTGGTCGTGCAGTCGGCGCTCAGCCACCAGGTCGCCCGGCTCGAACAGGAGCTGGGCGCCCGGCTGTTCGAGCGCACCAGCCGCCGGGTCCGGCTGACCGCCGCCGGGGAGGCTTTCCTGCCGGCCGCCCGGCAGTGCCTGGAGGCGGCCGAGCGGGCCGCCGCCGAGGTCGCGGCGGCGGTGGGCGAGGTGCGCGGGCGGCTGGCGGTCGGGCTGATCTCGACCGTCACCGCGGTGGACATCCCGGTCGGGCTGCGCGAGTTCCGCGGCCGGCACCCGCGGGTGCGGATCAGCCTGCGGGTGGGCGCCAGCAAGGACCTGGTCGAGCAGGTCCGCCGGGGCACGCTGGACGTCGCCTTCCTCGGGCTGCCGACCACCTTCCGGCCCGAGGGGGTGACGGCCCGCGAGCTGGCCCGCGGCCCCCTGGTCGCCGCCGTCGCGCCGGACCACCCGCTGGCCTCCCGCGGCCGGGTCCCGCTGCGCGAGCTGGCCGCCGAGCCCTTCGTCGACCTGCCGGCGGGCAGTGCGGGGCGGGCCCAGACCGATCTGGCGTTCGCCGCCGCGGGGCTGGTGCGCGACGTGGCCTTCGAGGTCGACGAGGCGTCCTACATCCCGCGCCTGGTGGGCCCGGGCCTGGCGGTGGCCATGCTGCCCGCCGCGTACGCCCCGCGGCTGACCGGCGTCGCCGTCGTGGAGGTCACGGACGCGCCGACCCGGATCGAGACGGTGGTCTGGCCGCGCTCCGGTCCCACTCCGGCGACCGCGGCGTTCCTGTCCCTGCTCGGCGTCCCGGGCACCGCCCCGGAGCAGGCCGAATCCGATGGTACGACCATCGGATGA
- a CDS encoding bifunctional o-acetylhomoserine/o-acetylserine sulfhydrylase, producing MSEQSPEAVPGWSFETRQIHAGAQPDPTTGARAVPIYQTTSFAFRDTAHAADLFALAEPGNIYTRIHNPTTDVLEQRLASLEGGVAAVALASGQAAETLALLTVAQAGDHLVSSASLYGGTYNLLRHTLPRFGIEVSFVEDPDDLEAWRAAVRPNTKALFAESLGNPRGNVLDVRGVADVAHAAGVPLIVDNTVPTPYLLRPLEHGADVVVHSATKFLGGHGTTIGGVVVDGGSFDFGAHPERFPGFNEPDPSYHGLRFWDALGPGAFAAKLRVQLLRDLGPALSPHSAFLLLQGVETLSLRLERHTANALELARWLEQRDEVSVVHYPGLPSSRWYAAAQRYLPRGAGAVLSFELRDGVEAGRRFVDGLELFSHLANIGDVRSLVIHPASTTHSQLDAEQLVATGTAPGLVRLSVGLESVTDLRADLEAGFRAAKGAAS from the coding sequence ATGTCCGAGCAGAGCCCCGAGGCCGTTCCCGGCTGGTCGTTCGAGACCCGGCAGATCCACGCGGGCGCGCAGCCCGATCCGACGACCGGGGCCCGGGCGGTGCCGATCTACCAGACCACCTCGTTCGCCTTCCGGGACACCGCGCACGCCGCCGACCTGTTCGCGCTCGCCGAGCCGGGCAACATCTACACCCGTATCCACAACCCGACCACCGACGTGCTGGAGCAGCGCCTGGCCTCCCTGGAGGGCGGCGTGGCGGCGGTCGCACTGGCCTCCGGGCAGGCCGCCGAGACGCTGGCGCTGCTGACGGTGGCCCAGGCGGGCGACCACCTGGTGTCCTCGGCGTCGCTGTACGGCGGCACGTACAACCTGCTGCGCCACACGCTGCCCCGGTTCGGCATCGAGGTGAGCTTCGTCGAGGACCCGGACGACCTGGAGGCGTGGCGGGCGGCGGTCCGCCCGAACACCAAGGCGCTGTTCGCGGAGTCGCTGGGCAACCCGCGCGGCAACGTGCTGGACGTGCGCGGGGTCGCGGACGTCGCGCACGCCGCCGGGGTGCCGCTGATCGTCGACAACACCGTGCCGACCCCGTACCTGCTGCGGCCGCTGGAGCACGGCGCGGACGTCGTGGTCCACTCGGCCACCAAGTTCCTCGGCGGGCACGGCACCACCATCGGCGGCGTGGTCGTGGACGGCGGCAGCTTCGACTTCGGCGCCCACCCCGAGCGCTTCCCCGGCTTCAACGAACCCGACCCGAGCTACCACGGCCTGCGCTTCTGGGACGCCCTCGGCCCGGGCGCGTTCGCCGCCAAGCTGCGGGTCCAACTGCTGCGCGACCTCGGGCCCGCGCTCTCCCCGCACTCGGCGTTCCTGCTGCTGCAGGGCGTGGAGACGCTGTCGCTGCGGCTGGAGCGGCACACCGCGAACGCCCTGGAGCTGGCCCGCTGGCTGGAGCAGCGCGACGAGGTGTCGGTCGTCCACTACCCGGGGCTGCCCTCCAGCCGCTGGTACGCGGCGGCCCAGCGCTACCTGCCGCGCGGCGCGGGCGCGGTGCTCTCCTTCGAGCTCCGCGACGGCGTCGAGGCCGGGCGGCGGTTCGTGGACGGGCTGGAGCTGTTCAGCCACCTCGCCAACATCGGGGACGTGCGCAGCCTGGTGATCCACCCGGCGTCCACCACGCACAGCCAGCTGGACGCCGAGCAGCTGGTGGCCACCGGGACGGCGCCGGGCCTGGTGCGCCTGTCGGTCGGGCTGGAGAGCGTCACTGACCTGCGGGCCGACCTGGAAGCGGGTTTCCGCGCGGCGAAGGGCGCGGCGTCCTGA
- a CDS encoding EamA family transporter produces the protein MVWGTTYVVTTELLPPGHPMSAALLRALPAGLIALAVTRTLPRGSWWGKAAVLGVLNIGLFLPLLFTAAERLPGGVAATLGAVQPMAVALLAVPVLRQRLSARRLGWGLVGVAGVGLVVIGPGAGLDAVGVAAGLGGAATMALGVTLTKRWGRPEGVGPLALTGWQLTAGGLFLLPTTFLFEGAPPAVDGRAALGYLWLGLVGGLLTYALWFQGIGSLPVTSVAVLNLLSPLVAAVLGALLLDQTLGLVQLLGFALALASIVAGQLPDRRTVGGPPGRP, from the coding sequence GTGGTCTGGGGCACCACCTACGTGGTCACCACCGAACTGCTGCCCCCCGGCCACCCGATGTCCGCCGCCCTGCTGCGCGCCCTGCCCGCCGGACTGATCGCCCTGGCCGTCACCCGGACCCTGCCGCGCGGCAGCTGGTGGGGCAAGGCCGCCGTGCTCGGCGTGCTGAACATCGGACTGTTCCTGCCGCTGCTGTTCACCGCCGCCGAACGCCTCCCCGGCGGCGTGGCCGCCACCCTCGGCGCCGTCCAGCCGATGGCCGTCGCCCTGCTCGCCGTCCCGGTGCTGCGCCAACGGCTGTCCGCCCGGCGGCTGGGCTGGGGACTGGTCGGCGTGGCCGGCGTCGGGCTGGTGGTGATCGGACCGGGCGCGGGGCTGGACGCCGTCGGCGTGGCCGCCGGGCTGGGCGGCGCCGCCACCATGGCGCTCGGCGTCACGCTCACCAAGCGCTGGGGCCGCCCCGAAGGCGTCGGCCCGCTCGCGCTGACCGGCTGGCAGCTCACCGCCGGCGGCCTGTTCCTGCTGCCCACCACCTTCCTGTTCGAGGGCGCGCCCCCGGCGGTCGACGGCCGGGCCGCGCTCGGCTACCTCTGGCTGGGCCTGGTCGGCGGGCTGCTCACGTACGCCCTCTGGTTCCAGGGCATCGGCAGCCTCCCGGTCACCAGCGTCGCGGTGCTGAACCTGCTGTCGCCGCTGGTCGCGGCGGTGCTCGGCGCGCTGCTGCTGGACCAGACGCTCGGGTTGGTGCAGCTGCTGGGCTTCGCGCTGGCGCTGGCGTCGATCGTGGCCGGCCAACTACCCGACCGCCGTACGGTCGGCGGGCCGCCCGGACGGCCCTGA
- a CDS encoding C40 family peptidase, with protein MASHRRPKQPSRARVTVLTGAAATVVALSAQAGAHAAPAQPSKDEVKAQVDKLTGEMEQATEKYNGAKERADQLRQQAGQLQDQVARSQEQLTELASGLAEVAADEYRQGGVDPSMQLMLSADPDQYLTKASSFNQAAGTQSEILKALKDQQRRLDQQKQETSSILAELDTETRTLNDTKSEVQSKLAESQRLLNQLGAADRAAILADNGGTASRGVDRLDVANLPKASSGAAQSAVNSALAQRGKPYVWGAEGPSSFDCSGLMVYAYAQAGVHLPRTSQEQAHAGSSVGRDWHNAQPGDLVIYNVHGAQDHVAMYIGNGMVVHAPKPGAPVRTMAVDALSISTIRRI; from the coding sequence ATGGCCTCCCACCGCCGCCCCAAGCAGCCGAGCCGAGCGCGGGTGACCGTGCTCACGGGTGCCGCCGCGACCGTGGTCGCCCTCTCGGCCCAGGCCGGTGCGCACGCGGCGCCCGCCCAGCCGTCCAAGGACGAGGTGAAGGCCCAGGTCGACAAGCTCACCGGCGAGATGGAGCAGGCCACCGAGAAGTACAACGGGGCCAAGGAGCGGGCCGACCAGCTGCGCCAGCAGGCCGGCCAGTTGCAGGACCAGGTGGCCCGCAGCCAGGAGCAGCTGACCGAGCTGGCCTCGGGGCTGGCCGAGGTGGCGGCCGACGAGTACCGGCAGGGCGGCGTCGACCCGTCGATGCAGCTGATGCTCTCCGCGGACCCGGACCAGTACCTCACCAAGGCGTCCTCCTTCAACCAGGCCGCCGGCACCCAGAGCGAGATCCTCAAGGCGCTCAAGGACCAGCAGCGCCGCCTGGACCAGCAGAAGCAGGAGACCTCGTCGATCCTGGCCGAGCTGGACACCGAGACCAGGACGCTGAACGACACCAAGAGCGAGGTGCAGTCCAAGCTCGCCGAGTCGCAGCGGCTGCTCAACCAGCTCGGCGCCGCCGACCGTGCGGCGATCCTCGCGGACAACGGGGGCACCGCCTCGCGCGGCGTCGACCGGTTGGACGTCGCCAACCTGCCCAAGGCTTCCAGCGGTGCCGCCCAGTCCGCCGTGAACAGCGCGCTCGCCCAGCGGGGCAAGCCGTACGTCTGGGGCGCCGAGGGGCCGAGCAGCTTCGACTGCTCCGGGCTGATGGTGTACGCGTACGCCCAGGCCGGCGTGCACCTGCCGCGCACCTCGCAGGAGCAGGCGCACGCGGGCAGCAGCGTGGGCCGCGACTGGCACAACGCCCAGCCCGGCGACCTGGTGATCTACAACGTGCACGGCGCCCAGGACCACGTCGCCATGTACATCGGCAACGGCATGGTGGTGCACGCGCCGAAGCCCGGCGCCCCGGTCCGCACCATGGCGGTCGACGCGCTGAGCATCAGCACCATCCGCCGGATCTGA
- a CDS encoding glutathionylspermidine synthase family protein: protein MRRHTIAPRPDWLATVESQGLVYAMCSDPCNQGGPHAYWDESAYYEFSLPEVEALEEVVEELHELSLAAAEHVVRTGRFADFGITDPRLAAVVAESWRRRDEQPSVYGRFDLAYDGTGPAKLFEYNADTPTSLIEAAGPQWFWLEERFPEADQWNSLHERLIESWSRQKHLLPPGPVHFAHSRGDTEGEDWLTTLYLQECAEQAGLRTVGIAMEDIGWDELSGRFVDLEHRFIRSAFKLYPWEWLVDDEFADHLLDVIDLGGSTGSTLWIEPAWKMLLSNKALLAVLWELNPGHPNLLPAYLDGPRELADPDGPGYAAKPLLGREGAGIRIVEPDGSQTRLADWAGDPDRYGAEGYCYQQYHPLPDFDGNRPVLGTWVVDGESAGLGIRETDDSPITHQGARFLPHLIR from the coding sequence ATGCGCCGCCACACCATCGCCCCGCGCCCCGACTGGCTGGCCACCGTCGAGTCCCAGGGCCTCGTGTACGCGATGTGTTCCGACCCGTGCAACCAGGGCGGCCCGCACGCCTACTGGGACGAGAGCGCCTACTACGAGTTCTCACTGCCCGAGGTGGAGGCCCTGGAGGAGGTGGTCGAGGAACTCCACGAGCTCTCCCTCGCCGCCGCCGAGCACGTGGTGCGCACCGGCCGCTTCGCCGACTTCGGCATCACCGACCCGCGCCTGGCCGCCGTCGTCGCCGAGTCCTGGCGCCGCCGCGACGAACAGCCCAGCGTGTACGGCCGTTTCGACCTCGCCTACGACGGTACCGGCCCGGCCAAGCTCTTCGAGTACAACGCCGACACCCCGACCTCGCTGATCGAGGCCGCCGGACCGCAGTGGTTCTGGCTGGAGGAGCGCTTCCCCGAAGCCGACCAGTGGAACTCCCTGCACGAGCGGCTGATCGAGTCCTGGTCCCGCCAGAAGCACCTCCTGCCGCCCGGCCCCGTCCACTTCGCCCACTCCCGCGGCGACACCGAGGGCGAGGACTGGCTCACCACCCTCTACCTGCAGGAGTGCGCCGAACAGGCCGGCCTGCGGACCGTCGGCATCGCCATGGAGGACATCGGCTGGGACGAACTGTCCGGGCGCTTCGTCGACCTGGAGCACCGCTTCATCCGCTCCGCGTTCAAGCTCTACCCGTGGGAGTGGCTGGTCGACGACGAGTTCGCCGACCACCTGCTGGACGTCATCGACCTCGGCGGCAGCACCGGCTCCACCCTGTGGATCGAGCCCGCCTGGAAGATGCTGCTCTCCAACAAGGCCCTGCTGGCCGTGCTGTGGGAGCTCAACCCCGGCCACCCCAACCTGCTGCCCGCCTACCTCGACGGCCCGCGCGAACTCGCCGACCCCGACGGCCCCGGCTACGCCGCCAAGCCGCTGCTCGGCCGGGAGGGCGCCGGCATCCGCATCGTCGAACCCGACGGCAGCCAGACCCGGCTCGCCGACTGGGCCGGCGACCCGGACCGCTACGGCGCCGAAGGCTACTGCTACCAGCAGTACCACCCGCTCCCCGACTTCGACGGCAACCGCCCCGTCCTCGGCACCTGGGTCGTCGACGGCGAATCCGCCGGTCTCGGCATCCGCGAGACGGACGACAGCCCCATCACCCACCAGGGCGCCCGCTTCCTCCCCCACCTGATCCGCTGA
- a CDS encoding GNAT family N-acetyltransferase — MLELTTEERLRTATDDDSVLVWAAQGLTGGARAWTSASGRAVAVASPALSGRDRIAVRGPVAELLPLLDEVMALVGPSYRPFGDAELLAELCARHDGLEPRGRFGWMQRDGTGAPPLGAGAAGGGGGAYWLAPDESDEAAELIDRHFPASYAHPHRPGVRAWAGVRDDAGRLTALAADAWPAPTVGLLAGVVSDPVHGRGRGHAAAACRLVLGEVLARSPRAALMVDDWNAPAIGLYRRLGLDHRFLGAAAQRGAGAAAVH, encoded by the coding sequence GTGCTCGAACTGACCACGGAGGAGCGACTCCGCACCGCCACCGACGACGACAGCGTGCTGGTCTGGGCCGCGCAGGGCCTCACCGGCGGCGCCCGCGCCTGGACCTCCGCCTCCGGCCGGGCCGTCGCCGTCGCCTCGCCCGCGCTCTCCGGACGCGACCGGATCGCCGTCCGTGGGCCCGTCGCCGAACTGCTGCCGCTGCTGGACGAGGTGATGGCCCTGGTCGGCCCGAGCTACCGCCCGTTCGGGGACGCCGAACTGCTCGCGGAGCTCTGCGCGCGCCACGACGGGCTGGAGCCGCGCGGGCGGTTCGGCTGGATGCAGCGCGACGGGACCGGCGCTCCGCCGCTCGGTGCCGGTGCGGCGGGTGGTGGGGGTGGCGCGTACTGGCTGGCTCCCGACGAGTCGGACGAGGCCGCCGAGCTGATCGACCGTCACTTCCCCGCCTCGTACGCCCACCCGCACCGGCCGGGCGTCCGTGCCTGGGCGGGCGTCCGCGACGATGCCGGGCGGCTCACGGCGCTCGCCGCCGACGCGTGGCCCGCCCCGACGGTCGGCCTGCTCGCCGGTGTGGTCAGCGACCCCGTGCACGGGCGCGGACGCGGGCACGCGGCGGCGGCCTGCCGACTGGTGCTCGGCGAGGTCCTGGCGCGGTCGCCGCGCGCGGCGCTGATGGTGGACGACTGGAACGCGCCGGCGATCGGGCTCTACCGGCGGCTCGGCCTCGACCACCGGTTCCTCGGCGCGGCGGCGCAGCGCGGGGCCGGCGCGGCGGCGGTGCACTGA
- a CDS encoding DUF350 domain-containing protein, with the protein MNDILHGLGAAAVYGLVGLVLLLLGYLLIDLLTPGKLGRLIWAEGNRNAAVLLSSALLGVGGIVYTAIRYTYDDFGKGLLSTLCFGVLGLLLMALAFWLLDLLTPGRLGTILVSTEPHPAVWVSASCNLAAAAIVAASIA; encoded by the coding sequence ATGAACGACATACTCCACGGCCTCGGCGCGGCCGCCGTCTACGGCCTGGTGGGCCTGGTCCTGCTGCTGCTCGGCTACCTGTTGATCGACCTGCTGACGCCCGGCAAGCTCGGTCGGCTGATCTGGGCCGAGGGCAACCGCAACGCGGCCGTGCTGCTCAGCTCCGCGCTGCTCGGCGTCGGCGGCATCGTGTACACCGCGATCCGGTACACCTACGACGACTTCGGCAAGGGCCTGCTGTCCACGCTCTGCTTCGGCGTCCTCGGCCTGCTGCTGATGGCGCTCGCGTTCTGGCTGCTGGACCTGCTCACCCCCGGGCGGCTCGGCACGATCCTGGTCTCCACCGAGCCGCACCCGGCGGTGTGGGTGTCGGCCAGCTGCAACCTGGCCGCCGCGGCGATCGTGGCCGCCTCGATCGCCTGA
- a CDS encoding oxygenase MpaB family protein, translated as MTESTRTGTGGSGTGSVLRRTLGEQRIALVAWRLLVLQNAHPAVAAGVSQLSTYRSHPWRRIEHTMDSGRRLFSADREALHLEVQRLARSHRRIAGVDDRGRPYTALDPAVRVWVLVTLYEAMTALHALAGRPLRPAQLDRLYREFRTVCAAFELPDELFPPTAADVPGYISATIRDTLEFTEAAQDMLYTVLTRAPAPRRLGRLRPVWPLLRRLVARFLTTLTLADLPPEFRAKFGLPRSRGAAVLSWVVHRGARAVALQLPDRLRYRTLSDGGRARPQQARAPRPARTLHRDNRPVRMAAFYRQVMDQTGDGRLTSADFQAMAHNICWPLELDQTGESAVYAAFDTWWHHLLATMDADGNGEISCEEFVTAMLAGIDRDPDYLDQGLHVAVRAMFRAADLDHSGLLDAEEYRTLFGGSRVHPAELTHGFRQLDTDGDGQITEEEFVRGFTEFFTARTESTAGTQLLGRP; from the coding sequence ATGACGGAAAGCACGCGGACGGGCACCGGCGGATCGGGAACAGGCTCGGTGCTCCGCCGCACCCTGGGCGAACAGCGGATCGCCCTGGTCGCCTGGCGGCTGCTGGTGCTGCAGAACGCGCACCCGGCGGTCGCCGCCGGGGTCAGCCAACTGTCGACCTACCGCAGCCACCCGTGGCGGCGGATCGAGCACACCATGGACAGCGGTCGACGCCTGTTCTCCGCCGACCGGGAAGCCCTGCACCTGGAGGTCCAACGACTCGCACGGAGCCATCGCCGGATCGCCGGGGTCGACGACCGGGGCCGTCCCTACACCGCGCTCGACCCCGCCGTCCGGGTCTGGGTGCTGGTGACGCTGTACGAGGCGATGACCGCCCTCCACGCGCTCGCCGGGCGCCCGCTGCGCCCCGCCCAACTGGACCGGCTCTACCGGGAGTTCCGCACGGTCTGCGCCGCCTTCGAGCTCCCCGACGAACTGTTCCCGCCCACCGCCGCCGACGTGCCCGGATACATCAGCGCCACCATCCGGGACACCCTGGAGTTCACCGAAGCGGCCCAGGACATGCTGTACACCGTCCTGACCCGCGCGCCGGCCCCGCGCCGCCTCGGCCGACTCCGCCCCGTCTGGCCGCTGCTGCGCAGACTCGTCGCCCGCTTCCTGACCACGCTCACCCTGGCCGACCTGCCACCGGAGTTCCGCGCCAAGTTCGGCCTGCCGCGCAGCCGGGGCGCGGCCGTGCTCTCCTGGGTCGTCCACCGCGGCGCCCGGGCGGTGGCGCTCCAACTGCCGGACCGGCTGCGCTACCGCACGCTGTCGGACGGCGGGCGGGCCCGACCACAGCAGGCCAGGGCGCCGCGCCCGGCGCGCACCCTGCACCGGGACAACCGGCCGGTACGGATGGCCGCGTTCTACCGCCAGGTGATGGACCAGACCGGGGACGGACGGCTGACCTCGGCCGACTTCCAGGCGATGGCCCACAACATCTGCTGGCCGCTGGAGCTCGACCAGACCGGTGAGTCCGCCGTGTACGCCGCCTTCGACACCTGGTGGCACCACCTGCTGGCCACCATGGACGCCGACGGCAACGGCGAGATCTCCTGCGAGGAGTTCGTCACCGCGATGCTCGCCGGCATCGACCGGGACCCGGACTACCTGGACCAGGGCCTGCACGTCGCCGTCCGCGCCATGTTCCGCGCCGCCGACCTCGACCACAGCGGCCTGCTGGACGCCGAGGAGTACCGCACCCTGTTCGGCGGCTCCCGGGTCCATCCCGCCGAACTGACCCACGGCTTCCGCCAACTGGACACCGACGGGGACGGACAGATCACCGAGGAGGAGTTCGTGAGGGGATTCACCGAGTTCTTCACCGCCCGGACGGAGAGCACCGCCGGCACCCAACTGCTGGGTCGACCATGA